In Mesorhizobium sp. M9A.F.Ca.ET.002.03.1.2, the DNA window GCTGGCCGTCACGTCCGACACCATGCCGGTGCAGGACATGACGGTGCTGGTCCAGGACCAGGTCGAGGACACGCTTGCCGCCGTGCCTGGCGTTGCCGACGTCCAGGTCTATGGCGACCGTGACAAGATCTTCCGCATCGATGTCGACCAGAACAAGCTCGCCAGCCTGGGCTTCACCGTCGCCGATCTCAGGGCGGCGCTGGCCTCGGTCGCGTTTGACTCCCCGGCGGGTTCGATCACCTCGACCAACCAGGATCTCATCGTGCGCACGACGGCGGACGTGACCACGCCGGAGGAGTTCGAAAACCTCATCATCGGCGGCACGACACGCATCCGCGACGTCGCCACCGTCACGCTCGGCCCCGACATCGGCCAGACCTCGCTGCGGTCGAACGGCAAGAACGGCATCGGTCTCGGCATCATCCGCCAGGCAGAATCGAACACGCTGGATATTTCGACCGGCGTGAGGGCCGCTGTCGACAAGCTGCAGGCGGATCTGCCCCAGGGCATGTCGATCAAGGTCACCAGCGACGATGCGGTCTTCGTCAACGGTGCGGTGCATGAGGTCGAGATCGCGCTCGGCCTGTCCGTCTCCATCGTGCTGATCGTCATCTACGTCTTTCTCCTCGACTGGCGCGCAACGCTCATTCCGGGGCTTGCTATGCCGGTCGCCATGATCGGGACGATCGCCGCGATCTATCTCGCCGGCTTCTCGGTCAACATATTGACGCTGCTCGCTTTGGTGCTGGCGACGGGCCTGGTCGTCGACGACGCCATCGTCGTCCTGGAAAACATCGTGAGACGACGCAACGAAGGCATGGGACCGCGCGCCGCAGCCGTGCTTGGCGCCCAGGAAGTGTTCTTCGCTGTCATTGCCACGACGCTGACGCTGGTCGCCGTCTTCGTGCCGATCTCCTTCCTGCCGGGCCAGACCGGCGGCCTGTTCCGCGAATTCGGCTTCGTGCTCGCCATATCGGTGCTTCTGTCGGCCATCGTGGCGCTGACCCTTTGTCCGATGCTTGCCTCGCGCATGCTGTCGGCCGCGCCGCTTCACCACGAAGGCGGCAACGGCGTCGGCGCCCGCATCGGCGGTGCGCTGAACACGCTCTACCGGCGCTGCCTGCGCATCTGCCTCGACGCGCCGTGGATAGTGCTTCTGGTCGCGGCGCTGTTTGCAGCCACCGCCTTCACGCTCTTCGGTACGATCCGCCAGGAACTGACGCCTACCGAGGACCGTGCCGTCGTGCTCATGCGCGTCGACGCGCCGCAAGGCGTCAGCCTCGACTACACGGCCGAACAGATGCAGAAGATCGAAAGACTGATCCAGCCGCTGCGCGATTCCGGCGAAATCCGCAACACGTTCGAGAGCGCCGGCCGGAACGGCGCCTACAATGCCGGCTTCATGGTGATGACGCTGGCGCCATGGGACGAGCGCACCCGCAGCCAGCAGCAGATCATGGCCGACATCAGCCGGCTCACCCGGCAGGTGCCGAGCGTGCGCGTCTTTCCGATGCAGCCCAACAGCCTCGGTATTCGCGGCGCAGGCAACGGCCTGCAGTTCGCGCTGGTCGGCAACAACCGCGCGGCGCTCGGCGAGGCCGCGGGGAAGATCATCGCCGAGATGCAGAAGGATCCCGGCTTCCAGTCGCCTCGGCTCTCCGTCGACCCGACGCAACCCCAGCTTTCCGTGGCCATCGACCGCGAGCGCGCTTCCGACCTCGGCATCGACATCACCGGGCTTGCCAACACCTTGCAGGCCATGCTCGACGGCAATGATGTCGTCGACGTCTATATCGCGGACCGCAGCTACGGGGTGAAACTCGTCTCGACGACCAACCCGATCAACGATCCGACCGATCTGGAGAACATCTTCCTGAAGACGGCCGACGGCCGCTTCGTGCCGATGTCGACCATCGCCGCCTTGACCGAGCGCGCCGTGCCGCCCTCGCTGACCCGCGAGCAGCAACAGCCGTCGGTGGCCATCACCTCCAACCTGAGCGGCGATCTCGCGCTCGGCCAGGCGCTCACCCGCGCCGTGGCAATCGCCACGCCGCTTCTGCCGCCGGGCAGCCGCATCGTGCCTTTGGCCGAGGCGGCGACGCTGGGCGAAACCAACAGCGCCATGATCACCATCTTCGGTTTTTCGCTGGTCATCATCCTGCTGGTGCTCGCCGCCCAGTTCGAGAGCTTCGTCAGCGCCATCATCATCATGGCGACGGTGCCGCTCGGCCTGGCCTGCGCGATCTTCGCCCTTCTGCTCGGCGGCACCAGCCTCAACGCCTACAGCCAGATCGGCCTGGTGCTGCTGGTCGGCGTCATGGCCAAGAACGGCATCCTGATCGTCGAGTTCGCCAATCAGTTGCGCGACCGCGGGCTCGGCGTGCGCGAGGCGATCGAGCAGGCTTCCACCATCCGGCTGCGGCCGGTGATGATGACGATGATCTGCACCGTGCTTGGCGGCGTGCCGCTGGTGCTGGCGAGCGGCGCCGGCGCCGAGGCGCGCATCGCGCTCGGCTGGGTGATCGTCGGCGGCCTGGGGCTGGCCACCGTCTCGACGCTGTTCCTGACGCCGGTTGCCTATCTGCTGCTCGGCCGCTTCGTGACGCCGAAGGTGGAAGAGGCATCACGGCTGAAGCGCGAGCTTGAGGAAGCCGCCTACACCAATGTCGAGCCGGCGGAGTAGGTTCGGTCAGGCCGCCTTCAGCATCGCGGCGGGGAGGTGTTCCCGAGCATCCAGCACTTCCATGCCAACGATGCGGCCTTCAGCATCATAGTCGAGGACTATGCCTGCGGAAACTTCCTCGCTTTCCCGGATCGCCTCCGAGGAGAGACGGATATAGGCAGCATTGGCTTCCGGATCATATTCGAGTTTCAGCGTCATTTCGGCCTTCTCGGCTCCGGCACTTTACCCGTGGCAACGATGACCGTACTTCGGGTAGCCTTGCCAACGCGAGCCCCTCACCCGGATGGCGAGAAGGCGCGGAGGAGTTGCAATGAGCTATCTGGACGAACTGTTTTCGGTCGCCGGCAAGACCGCGCTGGTGACCGGCGCTGCAACCGGCATCGGCCGCATGGCGGCGGCAGCACTGGTCAGGGCCGGCGCCACCGTGATGATCGCCTCGCGCAAGGGCGAGGATTGTATCAAGGTCGCCGGCGAATTGAACGGCCTCGGCGGGCCCGGCCGAGCCGAGGGGTTTGCCGGCGATGTTTCCAGCGAGGCCGGTATCGCGGCACTGGTCGCCGAGGTCAAGGCGCGGACAGAGCGGCTGAACATCCTGGTCAACAATGCCGGCATTTCCTGGGGCGCGCCGCTGGAAAGCTTCCCCTACCATGCCTGGGCCAAGGTGTTCGGTGTCAACGTCACCGCCGTCTTCCACCTGACGCGCGAGCTTCTGCCGCTACTCGATGCCGCCGCCAGCGATGCCGATCCGGCCCGGGTGATCAATCTGGGCTCGGTGATGGGTACGCAGCCGCTGGCCGACGACGCTTATTCCTACTCTGCCTCGAAGGCTGCGGTTCATCATCTGACGCGCACCTTGGCGATCGAGTTCGCGGCCCGCCGCATCACCGTCAACGCCTTCGCCCCCGGCCCCTTCCAGAGCCGGATGACGGCTTTCGCCACCGCGACCGAGCAGCAGGCAAGACATGTCGGCGGCCATGTTCCGCTTCGCCGCATCGGCGCGCCGGATGACATTGCCGGCGCAACGCTCTATTTGTGCAGTCGTGCCGGCAGCTACGTCACTGGCGCCATCCTGCCGATCGATGGCGGGCAATCGGTGCAGCATGGGCTGACACTGTTCAAGGAATGAAGGAAGCCGCTCGCGCCCCGGGCGGTTAAATGGAGGACATCAGCTTGGAACCGATCAGTCTCGATGTGCTTCTGGCCAGCGTCGGCAAGGAAGTCGGCGTGTCGCCGTGGCGGGTGGTCTCGCAACGCATGATCGACCAGTTCGCCGATGCCACCGACGACCACCAGTTCATCCATTGCGATCCGGAGCGCGCCAAGCGCGAGACGCCGTTCGGCGGCACCATCGCGCATGGCTTCCTGTCGCTTTCGCTTTTGTCGGCGATGACCTTCGAGACCATGCCGCCGCTCGAAAACAGCAAGATGGGCGTCAACCATGGCTTCGATTCGCTGCGCTTCCTGGCCCCGGTGAAGACCGGCGCCCGCATCCGCACCCGTTTCGTGCTGGCCGACGTCAAGGTCAGGCCATCGGGCTGGGTGCAGACGGCGCACGACGTGACCATCGAGATCGAGGGTTCGAAAAAGCCGGCATTGACCGCGCGCTGGCTGACGCTGACGCTGATCGAACGCCAGCCAGAGGCGGTATAATGGCGCGAAATGGCGAGGCGGCGGGGCAACATCGGTAACCCTGTTGGGGCGATCATCTTGTCCAATTCCGTACAGCGTATATAAATTAGCCAGCCACCAACCGACACCGCCAACAACCAAGGCAGGCGAAAATTGCCGCTCAGCGTCCAGACACGCCGCGAGAAACAAAAGGCCGAACTGCGCTCCGAACTTGTCGCTGCGGCGCACAAGCTCGTGCAGGAGGAAGGCTATGAGGGCCTCACCATCCGCAAGCTGGCCAAGCGCGTCGGCTATGCGCCGATGTCGGTCTATTCCTATTTCGCCGACAAGCAGGACATCTTGTTCGCGCTGGCCGAGGATGCGTTCCAGACTTTGGCCAAGCGTATCGAGGATCACCCGGCCGACGATCCAATCGAGGCGCTAAAGGTGATCATGACCGAATACGCGGCCTTCGGACTTGGCAATCCCAACGAATATCGCACGGTGTTCATGACCGAAAAGGTCAAGCCCCCGGAAGGCAAGACCTTCGCCGAGATGCAAGAGGGCAATCCGTTGATGAAGGTGCTGATCGAAAGGGTCGAGGCCTGCGTTGCCGCCGGCAAGCTCAAGGGCGATCCGCGCGCCATCGCCACCATGCTGTGGGCGGTTGGCCACGGCACGATCTCGCTGCTGATCACCTTTCCCTTCTATCCGTTCGGCGACCAGCAGGCTTTCGTGACGCGGATGTGTGACTTCGCGCTTGCCGCGCTGGCCACGCAGGACGTGCCGCCGCTGACGGAGGCGCCGGTCAACTGCTGCCCGTAAACCAACGATCACCTTGGGCGAAGGGCGAGATTAACAGTCTCGGCCGCCATGCTCATGCGGCTCGCACGCCTTTCCTGCCTTTCGAATCTCAGCGTTTCAAAATTATCGTACATGTACGATTTCTTCTTGAACTCCGCATTCGCCGGCCGTATCTGTACGTTATGCCGTACATGTACGAATTCAATTCAGCCACCGAAACTGGAGACAGATCATGAAAAAGACAATCCTCGCCCTCGCCGCCGTACTGGCATTCTCGGGCGCGGCCTACGCTAGCCAGAACCAGCCCGGCAAGCAGGCGCCGGACGCGGCCTGCGTCGACGCCAGCGTCAAGCTCGACTGCGGTGCGACCGGCTCGGTCGAAAAGGCAGGCGCGGCCAAGGGCTCGACTGAAAACAAGGACCCGCGGCTCGGCATCGACATCGATCCGTGGATCGTGCCCAGCACGTTCTGAGGTTCGAAAACAGATGGGCGGCAGGAAATCCTGACCGCCCGGTTTCGCGGCCATTTCAGCCCGGCCCGCTGGAGCTGGTTGGAAGCTATTTCCTGCGCTTCTTCATTCCGGCCACGCTCTTGGCCTTGCCGGGCTTTGCAGGAGCGCCCGAGATCGAAGTCCCGGTGATCGACACCGGATCGCTGGCGGGAAACGTATCCTCGAGCCCTTCCTCGAGTTCCTCTTCAATGTTCGGTTCTTGATGTTGCTCGTGTTCGAGAGAACGCACGGCCGACGTCTTCTGGACCGGTGACTTCGGCGCGGATTTCGACGGCATCGATATTCTCCCTCGACTTGCTCGGGCAAACGGTCGAGTGCAGCGAATGTTCCTAAGCCGCCGCGTCGCCTGCCGCCTCAGACAGGAAAGTAAAGACATAGTCGGAGAAGGAACGCCAGCATTCGACCCGGAAAGTGTTTGTCGCGGTGCGCAACAGCACGATCTCGACCTTGCCCAGAATGGTGCGCGAGGCCGCGCCCACGGGAAAGGCGCCGAGCGACAGATCCTGCGGACAGCCTGAATTGATCGTCGCCGCCGCTGCAGGGCCGGCGACTGATATGGCGATGTTGCGATGCGAGATGCCGACCGCCGAATGCAGCGCGGTGACTTTCGCGCACTCGGCGAGCGGATCCCTGCCGGCCTCGTCGATGATCAGCCATTCGTCCGGTCCGAGCCATAGCGCCGTGCGGCCGGCTTTTGCGGCTGACGTCTTCGGTTTTCTCGGCAAGGTCACGCCAAGCGCCTTGGAAAGCGCCGCGACGGACGCGTCCGGCGCACGCAGCGAAATGCGCTCCGCCGGTGGCAACACAGCAAGCGTCACGCCAGCGGCGGAAAGCTCCTGGCCGGCGAGCGCGGCGCGGCGTCCGGCCGGCGTGGGAGCAGCAATTTTGTTAGCAGCAGCCTTAGCCATTAAGGCGCCCCCCTTCTCGTCGAAGAACACCATGCCGGTGACCTCCACCTCGATCGTTCCGTCAGGCATCGGCACATAGAGCGTTTCGCCCATCCGGTCGCGGCCGCCGGCAACCAGAGCCAGCGCGATCGAGCGGCCGCAATTTTCCGACCAGTAGCTGGAGGTGACATGGCCGATCATTTTCATCGGGATCGCCTGCTTCGGATCAGCGACGATCTGCGCGCCTTCTTCCAGCACCACCTTGGGATCCTTGGTCTTCAGGCCGACAAGCTGCTTGCGGCCCTTGGCGACGAGATCCGGCCGCGCCATGCCCCTGATACCGACAAAGTCGGTCTTCTTCTTGCCGACCGCCCAGTCGAGGCCGGCATCGTTCGGCGTCACCGTGCCGTCGGTGTCCTGGCCGACGATGATGTAGCCCTTTTCGGCGCGCAGCACGTGCATCGACTCGGTGCCGTAGGCGCAGGCGCCATGCTTCTGGCCCTCGGCCCACAGCGCTTCCCAGACGGCCTGGCCATAATCGGCCGGCACGTTGACCTCGAAGCCGCGTTCGCCGCTGAACGACATGCGGAACAGCCGTGTCGGCACGCCGCAGATCCTGCCCTCGCGCACCGACATATGCGGCAGCGCCTCGTCCGACATGTCGATGCCTTCGACCAGCGGCGCGATGATGTCGCGTGACTTCGGCCCTTGCACGGCGATGACAGCCCACTGCTCGGTGATCGAGGTCAGCCAGACATTGAGATGCGGGAACTCGGTCTGGAGATAATCTTCCATATGGTTCATGACACGCGGCGCGCCGCCCGTCGTCGTCGTCACATGGAAGCGGTCCGGCGCCAGTCTGCCCACCACGCCGTCGTCATAGATGAAACCGTCCTCGCGCAGCATGATGCCATAGCGGCAGCGGCCGGGCTCCAGTTTCTCCCACGGGTTGGTGTAGAGCAGTTCCATGAACTTCGCCGCATCCGGCCCAACCACCTCGATCTTGCCCAGGGTCGAAGCGTCGAACAGGCCGGCCGTCTTGCGCACGGTGACGCACTCACGATCCACGGCGGCATGCATGTCCTCGCCCGCCCTGGGAAAATACCAGGCGCGCTTCCACTGGCCGACATCCTCGAACGCCGCACCTTGGGCCTCTGCCCAGGGGTGGATCGCCGTCTTGCGCGTCGGGTCGAACAGCGGACCCCGCGCGTGTCCGACGATCGAGCCGAAGGTCACCGGCGTGTAGGGCGCCCGGAACGTCGTCAGGCCGACTTGCGGGATCGGCTTGCCGAGTGTCTCGGCAGCGATAGCCAGGCCGTGCATGTTCGACGTCTTGCCCTGGTCGGTCGCCATGCCGTTGGTGGTAAAGCGCTTGACGTGCTCGATCGAGTGCATGCCCTCATGCACCGCCTGGCGGATGTCCTTGGCGGTGACGTCGTTCTGGAAATCGACGAAGGCCTTGACCGTCGTACTCGGCCCGGCGCCGGGCGCCGCACCCAGCATGCCGCGCGACCAGCTCTCGCCGGCGTCGACCTTCGGCTTGGTTCCCTTGACCGCGCTGGCGCCGGCGTCCTTCGCTGCCTCGGCGCCCGCCGCATAGGCCTCGTCGATCGTCGCCGACAGCCCGTCGGTGCCGTTGCAGGCGCCGACCGAGACGCAGTCCTGCGCGTAAGTGCCGGGCACGAAGCGCTGGGTCTCGTCGTTGAAGGCGACCTTGCCGCGCGATTGCGAGAACAGATGCACCGAAGGTGTCCAGCCGGCCGACATCAGGATCGCGTCGACGGGAATGGTGCGCTCGCCGCCGCCATTCTTCGGCTGCACGGTCATCGACGACACCCGCAATTTGCCGCTGGCGCGGATCACCGCGCGGCCGAAATTGACCTCGATGCCGAGCGCCCTCGCCTCGTCGATCACCGGTCCGGTGGGATGGTCGCGCAGGTCGACGATGGCCGCCACGTTGACGCCGGCCTTCTTCAGGTCGATCGCTGCCGCATAGGCTGAGTCATTGGCAGTGTAGACGCCGACATTCCTGCCGACGGCGACGCCATAATGGTTGAGAAAGGTGCGCGCCGCCGACGCCAGCATGATGCCCGGCCGGTCGTTGTCGGCGAACACCATGTGCCGCTCGATCGCGCCCGTCGCCAGCACCACGCGTTTGGCGCGGATCTGCCACAGCCGCTCGCGCGGCAGCTCGCGGCCGGGATTTTGCAGATGGTCGCTGACGCGCTCGACCAGCCCGACGAAATTCTGCGCGTAATAGCCGAAGGCCGTGGTTCGGGAGAGCACTTGGACATTGTCCATGGCCTCGAGCTTCGCGACCGCCGCCTGCGCCCAGGCAAAACCGCCCTGCCCCTCGATCCGCGCGCCGCTCTCGAAACGCAGGCTGCCGCCGAAATCCGCCTGCTCGTCGGCAAGGATGACGCGCATGCCGGTCTCGGCCGCGGCAAGCGCGGCGGCGATGCCGGCAGCACCTCCGCCAAGCACCAGCACGTCGCAATGGGCAAAGCGCGCCGAATAATGGTCGGGATCGGGTTGGTCGGGGGCTACGCCAAGGCCGGCCGCTGCCCGGATCTTGGGTTCGTAGAAGGTCTTCCAGGCGGCCTTCGGCCACATGAAGGTCTTGTAGTAGAAACCGGCTGAAAACAGCGGCGAGGCGATGTCGTTGACAGCGCCGACGTCGAAGGACAGCGAGGGCCAGCGGTTCTGCGACTGCGCCGTCAGCCCGTCATAGAGCTCCTGCACGGTGGCGCGGACGTTCGGCGTCTTCCTGGCCGCGTCGCGCTTGATCTCGACCAGCGCATTGGGCTCCTCCGCGCCGGCCGACAGGAAGCCGCGCGGCCGGTGGTATTTGAACGAGCGGCCAACCAGATGGACGCCGTTGGCAAGCAGCGCCGAGGCCAGCGTGTCGCCCTCGACGCCGGCATAGGACTGGCCGTCGAAACTGAAGCGGGCCGTCTCCGCCTGCTTGAGGCGCCCGGCGCCGGGAATGCGGAACACGGCATTCATTTGGAGGCTCCCGGCAACTTCGAGGGCTTCGGCTCGCCGGCCTTGTAGGTCATCAGGAACCTGTCGCTGACGGTGTCGCGCACCGCGTTGAAGAACCGCGCGCAGCCATGCATGTGCCGCCAGCGCTCATAGATGATGCCTTTGGGGTTCGAGCGGATGAAGAAGAACTTTTCGAAGTCGTCATCGGTCTCGCCGGCCATGTTTGCCGAACGCGCGATATGCGCCTCGCCGGCGTTGCGGAACTCGAGTTCCGGACGCTCTTCCTCGCAATAGGGGCAGCGGATGAGAAGCATGGTTTTCCTACAATTCGCCGTGGCCGACGCGGGCGCCGGCCGGTTGATCGCAAAGCCTCTGGCCCAATATCGCGAAGGGCGCGACGAGCCGGATGCGCTCTTCGACGCTTGCCGCGGAGCGAAAAAGCGCGCGGTTCGCCATGTTGCCGATGGTGAGCTGGATCGGATCCGTCGTGACGATGACGCCGCGTGGCTCGAATGGCTCGTCCTCGTCCAGATCGGATGGCCGCCCCTCAAAGAAGGAGACTATCCTTTGGCCGCCGCTCCAGACGCAGGCCAGAATGCCGCCGTCGACGGAAAACGGCCATTCCGTCTCGTTTCCTGCGCGGCTGATCGGCTGTATGCGCACCTCGTCCGGCGACGGAAAATGGAACAGGCCCTGCTCGCCCGCGAACATCAGCGGCATGGCGACAGCTATCTCGGCCATCATCAGTGCGCCACCGCCGCCGCCGCCGCCTCGTCGATCAGGCGGCCGGTGCGGAAGCGCTCGATCGTGAAGGGTGCGTTGATCGGGTGCGGATCGTCCCTGGCGATAGTGTGGGCGAAGACATGGCCCGAGCCCGGCGTCGCCTTGAAGCCGCCTGTGCCCCAGCCGCAATTGACATAGAGACCGGGCACCGGCGTCTTGGCCAGGATCGGCGAGCGGTCGGGCGTCACGTCGACGATACCGCCCCAGGAGCGCAGCATCTTCATGCGCGTGAAGATCGGGAACATCTCGCAGATCGCGTCGAGCGTGTGCTGGAGGATGTGCAGACCGCCGGTCTGCGAATAGGAGACATATTGGTCGGTGCCGGCGCCGATGACCAGCTCGCCCTTATCGGACTGCGAGATATAGGCGTGTACCGTGTTCGACATCACCACGCACGGCACCACCGGCTTGACCGGCTCCGACACCAGCGCCTGCAGCGGATAGCTTTCCAGCGGCATGCGCACGCCGGCCATGTTCATGATCACCGAGGAATGGCCGGCAGCAACGACGCCCACCTTCCTGGCGCCGATGAAGCCGCGCGTCGTCTCGACGCCGGTGACGGCGCCGTTCGGCGCTCGCTTGACGCCGGTGACCTCGCAATTCTGGATAATGTGGACGCCGCGTGCCGAGGCGCCGCGCGCATAGCCCCAGGCAACGGCATCGTGACGCGCCGTGCCGCCGCGGCGCTGCAAGGCGGCGCCCACCACCGGGTAGCGGGCCTGCTTCGAGATGTTCAGCGGCGGACAGAACTCCTTCGCCTGCTCGGGCGTCAGCCACTCATTGTCGATGCCGTTCAGCCGGTTGGCATGCACATGGCGCTTCAGCACCTGGATGTCGTGGACGTTGTGGGCGAGCATCATGACGCCGCGCGCCGAATACATGACGTTGTAGTTGAGCTCCTGGCTGAGCCCGTCCCACAGTTTCAGCGCGTGGTCATAGATGCCGGCGCTCTCGTCATAGAGATAGTTGGAGCGGATAATGGTGGTATTGCGGCCGGTGTTGCCGCCGCCGAGCCAGCCCTTTTCCAACACCGCGACATTGGTGATGCCGTGCACCGTGGCGAGATAATAGGCGGTGGCCAGGCCATGGCCGCCGGCGCCGACGATGATGACGTCGTACTCCTTCTTCGGCTCCGGCGAGGACCACTGTTCCTCCCAGCCCCTGTGGCCGCGCATGGCCTCGCGGGCGATGGCGAATACCGAATATTTTTTCAACGTTCTGGCCTCGCAGATAGCGGCCGGGCATCCAATTAAGCCCCGGCGCGCGAGGTCTATCACTAGCGAAACAGCGCTGCCACCCTTGCGCTGTTTGCGACGGCGCTTGCCGTTTTGCGCCGCGACGGAAAAGAGGCATGCGATCAATTGGTGGTCGTGCTCAATCCAGCACGAACAAAGGCTATTCGGGAGGCCCACGTCGCCTGCAGGTAGCCGCGATCTCCCTGACTTCGACATCATGGGACGCTTCAGCCATTGCCAGGAACTGCTCGTCGAGCACATAGCGCGGCCTAGTAGCGACTGAAGCACCGAAGCGCCGCACAAGCGGGTTCGGGTGATCGAGTAGCCACTGCACTGTGTGGGTGGTGGCCTTGAGGTTCTCGCGACCATGAGCCTTTGCCAGGATCGCGAATGCCGAGTCCGGGCGAAGCGTGGCGGCATTTTCCACTGCAAGCCGTAACTGCCATCCCGCCGCAAGGCGAATGAACTGCGCTACCTTCCATCGAACACCGAGACATTCGTCATCAAGCTTGAGCATGACACGGCCGAGAATGGCCCCATCTGCCCCAGTCGTGCATCCCAGCAGAGCCTCGATTGCGTCGAACCTGATCCGCACAATTTTGCTGTCGAGCAGATCGGCGATCTCCGCAACAACGCAATTCATGTTGAAGCTTAGCCTAGGGCTGATTTCGGCCACCAAGTAAGCGGCGGCGGCCTGCGTATGAAGGTTGTCGGACGTCAGCAGCGGCCGGAGGTTTTCAAGCGGAAAGCCTTTGTGAAATTCCGACTGAAGAGCGAACGTCAACTCGCTGTCGCCCTCGAAGCCGGGGGCCAACAACTTACTCATTATGTCTTGGGGGGTCATTGGAATGGGTGGCGCGTCCACCCGCAAAATTTCAACGACGGCTTGGTAGCCTGCCACCCATTGCGCGTCAACAGGCCCTACGCAGCCTTCGCACGTATCGGGTGGCTCGTGCCGCTCTGGACTGCGATCACCATCCCGATTGCCGGCGAAGCTGGCGCGAAAAAAGGGATGATAGAAATGTTCGCACTCGCCAACAAGGTCGCCATCGTCACCGGCGCCAGTTCCGGCATTGGCCGCGCCACCGCAAAACTTTTTGCCGCGGAAGGCGCCAAGGTCGTCGTCGCCGGCCGCCGCCAGGCGGAGCTTGACGCGCTTGTCGCCGAGATCGCGGAGGCAGAAGGCTCGGCAATCGCGCTTACCGGCGATATCAGGGATGAGGCCTATGCCAAGGCCCTTGTCGATCTTGCCGTGGGCAGGTTCGGCGGGCTCGACATCGCCTTCAACAACGCTGGCTCCGTCGGCCAGATGGGACCGGTTCCCGACATGCCGCTGGAGACGTGGCACGAGACCCTCGACACCAACCTGACCGGCGCCTTCATCGGTGCGAAACACCAGGTGCCGGCGCTACTGGAGCGCGGCGGCGGATCGCTGATCTTCACCTCCAGTTTCGTCGGTCGCACCGCCGGCATGCCGGGCATGGCCGCTTACGCTGCGGCCAAGGCCGGGCTGATCGGGCTGACGCAAGTTCTGGCGGCCGAATACGGAGCACAAGGGTTGCGCGTCAACGCACTACTGCCCGGCGGCACCGACACGCCGGGAGCGACGACGACCACACCCGAGGCTCGGGCCTTCGTCGAGGGCCTTCACGCGCTGAAACGCATGGCGCAGCCGCAAGAGATCGCCCGCTCGGCGCTCTATCTGGCGTCGGATGCGTCGAGCTTCACCACCGGGACGGCGCTGTTCGCCGATGGCGGCGTCTCGATCAACCGGACGTGAGGCGTTTCGCGACCGGCGCGTGGGCGAGCAAGGAACCGACGCCGGGCGACGGGGTGTTAAACCGGAAACCGACGGAACAAGAAGATCTACGCCCGTTGCGGACATATCCGATCGTGCCATAATGCGTTCGTATGACCCACCATATCGGCATTGTCGGATGCTCCGCCGAAGGGGCCGCACTCTGTTACAAGACGATCT includes these proteins:
- a CDS encoding SDR family oxidoreductase; the encoded protein is MFALANKVAIVTGASSGIGRATAKLFAAEGAKVVVAGRRQAELDALVAEIAEAEGSAIALTGDIRDEAYAKALVDLAVGRFGGLDIAFNNAGSVGQMGPVPDMPLETWHETLDTNLTGAFIGAKHQVPALLERGGGSLIFTSSFVGRTAGMPGMAAYAAAKAGLIGLTQVLAAEYGAQGLRVNALLPGGTDTPGATTTTPEARAFVEGLHALKRMAQPQEIARSALYLASDASSFTTGTALFADGGVSINRT
- a CDS encoding sarcosine oxidase subunit beta; its protein translation is MKKYSVFAIAREAMRGHRGWEEQWSSPEPKKEYDVIIVGAGGHGLATAYYLATVHGITNVAVLEKGWLGGGNTGRNTTIIRSNYLYDESAGIYDHALKLWDGLSQELNYNVMYSARGVMMLAHNVHDIQVLKRHVHANRLNGIDNEWLTPEQAKEFCPPLNISKQARYPVVGAALQRRGGTARHDAVAWGYARGASARGVHIIQNCEVTGVKRAPNGAVTGVETTRGFIGARKVGVVAAGHSSVIMNMAGVRMPLESYPLQALVSEPVKPVVPCVVMSNTVHAYISQSDKGELVIGAGTDQYVSYSQTGGLHILQHTLDAICEMFPIFTRMKMLRSWGGIVDVTPDRSPILAKTPVPGLYVNCGWGTGGFKATPGSGHVFAHTIARDDPHPINAPFTIERFRTGRLIDEAAAAAVAH